A window of Amycolatopsis australiensis contains these coding sequences:
- a CDS encoding TetR/AcrR family transcriptional regulator: MIGTSPRAKLLDAAIDHIARHGGAGKSLRALAADLGTSHRMLIYHFGSKEGLLTAVAREVEARQRAALAGLGPADAGREFWRRLTDESLRANEKLFFQLYGQALGGTPGTTGLLDGVVDDWLGPIEALLAGLGVPEADRAAHARLGLAVARGLLLDLVTTGDRAAVDAAMERFLAMSGGHA, encoded by the coding sequence ATGATCGGGACAAGCCCGCGCGCGAAGCTGCTCGACGCGGCGATCGACCACATCGCCCGCCACGGCGGCGCGGGCAAGAGCCTGCGGGCGCTGGCCGCGGACCTCGGCACCAGCCACCGCATGCTGATCTACCACTTCGGCTCGAAGGAAGGCCTGCTCACGGCGGTCGCGCGGGAGGTGGAAGCCCGGCAGCGGGCGGCGCTGGCCGGCCTCGGCCCGGCCGACGCGGGCCGGGAGTTCTGGCGGCGGCTCACCGACGAGTCCCTGCGCGCCAACGAGAAGCTGTTCTTCCAGCTCTACGGCCAGGCACTCGGCGGCACGCCGGGCACCACCGGGCTGCTCGACGGCGTCGTCGACGACTGGCTCGGCCCGATCGAAGCCCTCCTGGCCGGGCTCGGCGTCCCGGAAGCCGACCGGGCCGCCCACGCCCGGCTCGGCCTCGCCGTGGCCCGCGGGCTGCTGCTGGACCTGGTCACCACCGGCGACCGCGCCGCCGTGGACGCCGCGATGGAACGGTTCCTGGCCATGTCCGGCGGGCACGCGTGA
- a CDS encoding SRPBCC family protein encodes MVQRISVRVVTPADADTVYALLRDGASWPRWSPLGSFELVREGDGEPEGLGAVRLFRTGRVRSYEKIVALEPGRRFGYALEHGLPLRDYVAYVDLSPVEGGTEIHWHSTFTPKIPGTGWFYRRFLGSFIKRVAAGLAAAGRTTTV; translated from the coding sequence ATGGTACAGAGAATCTCGGTCCGCGTGGTGACGCCCGCGGACGCGGACACCGTGTACGCGTTGCTGCGGGACGGCGCGAGCTGGCCGCGCTGGTCGCCGCTGGGCTCCTTCGAACTGGTCCGCGAGGGCGACGGCGAGCCGGAGGGGCTCGGCGCGGTCCGGCTGTTCCGGACCGGCCGCGTGCGCTCGTACGAAAAGATCGTCGCGCTCGAGCCCGGCCGCCGGTTCGGCTACGCGCTGGAGCACGGCCTGCCGCTGCGGGACTACGTCGCCTACGTCGACCTGTCGCCGGTCGAGGGCGGGACCGAGATCCACTGGCACTCGACGTTCACGCCGAAGATCCCCGGCACCGGCTGGTTCTACCGGCGCTTCCTGGGGTCGTTCATCAAGCGGGTCGCCGCCGGGCTGGCCGCCGCGGGACGCACCACCACCGTCTGA
- a CDS encoding winged helix-turn-helix transcriptional regulator: MFPDPYDRNCPTRQLLDRIGDQWTVLIVGALKAGPLRFTEIARRVDGISQKVLTQTLRSLVRDGLLTRTAYPTIPPKVEYELTPLGRTLSEPLDVLDQWARRHMSAVQRARDAYDAEHTPASA, encoded by the coding sequence GTGTTCCCGGACCCGTACGACCGCAACTGCCCGACCCGCCAGCTGCTCGACCGCATCGGCGACCAGTGGACGGTGCTCATCGTCGGCGCGCTGAAGGCCGGTCCGCTGCGGTTCACGGAGATCGCCCGCCGGGTCGACGGGATCTCGCAGAAGGTGCTGACGCAGACGTTGCGCAGCCTGGTCCGCGACGGCCTGCTGACGCGCACCGCGTACCCGACGATCCCGCCGAAGGTCGAGTACGAGCTGACCCCGCTCGGCCGCACCCTGTCCGAGCCGCTGGACGTGCTGGACCAGTGGGCCCGCCGCCACATGAGCGCGGTCCAGCGGGCCCGGGACGCCTACGACGCGGAACACACGCCCGCCTCGGCCTGA